A section of the Bacillus pumilus genome encodes:
- the era gene encoding GTPase Era: MTNESFKSGFVSIIGRPNVGKSTFLNRVIGQKIAIMSDKPQTTRNKVQGVLTTNSSQTIFIDTPGIHKPKHKLGDFMMKVAQNTLKEVDLILFMINAKEGYGKGDEFIIERLKQTSTPVFLVVNKIDQIHPDELFLLIDEYRTRYPFKEIVPISALEGNNIDTLLQQVEGYLPEGPQFYPADQVTDHPERFIISELIREKVLHLTREEIPHSIAVAIESIKPDENGKIHVAATIVVERDSQKGIVIGKRGSLLKEVGQKARRDIEALLGSKVYLELWVKVQKDWRNKSTHLRDFGFREDEY, encoded by the coding sequence ATGACTAACGAAAGCTTCAAATCAGGATTTGTATCAATTATTGGAAGACCAAATGTAGGAAAATCAACTTTTCTTAATCGTGTTATTGGACAAAAGATTGCTATCATGAGTGATAAGCCCCAAACGACACGAAATAAAGTGCAAGGTGTCTTAACAACAAACTCGTCACAAACGATCTTTATCGATACACCAGGTATTCATAAACCTAAGCATAAGCTTGGTGATTTTATGATGAAAGTGGCTCAAAATACACTGAAGGAAGTCGACCTGATCTTGTTTATGATCAATGCAAAGGAAGGCTATGGCAAGGGTGATGAATTCATCATTGAACGACTCAAGCAAACATCTACACCAGTATTTCTAGTCGTCAATAAAATCGACCAAATTCACCCAGATGAGCTGTTCCTTTTAATTGATGAATACCGCACACGTTATCCATTTAAGGAAATTGTGCCAATTTCAGCTCTTGAAGGAAACAACATTGATACGCTTCTTCAGCAGGTTGAAGGTTATCTTCCTGAGGGCCCGCAATTTTACCCAGCAGATCAAGTAACAGACCATCCAGAGCGATTTATTATTTCTGAATTAATTCGTGAAAAAGTGCTGCATTTAACGAGAGAAGAGATTCCGCATAGCATTGCAGTTGCGATCGAATCCATTAAGCCAGATGAAAATGGCAAGATCCATGTGGCGGCGACCATTGTCGTAGAACGTGATTCGCAAAAAGGGATTGTGATTGGGAAACGAGGCAGCTTATTAAAAGAAGTGGGACAAAAAGCGCGCAGAGATATCGAAGCACTTCTCGGTTCAAAAGTGTATCTGGAGCTTTGGGTAAAGGTTCAGAAGGACTGGCGTAATAAGTCCACTCACCTTCGTGACTTCGGATTTAGAGAAGACGAATATTAA
- a CDS encoding cytidine deaminase translates to MNKQELISEAIKARDFAYVPYSKFKVGAALLSNDGTVYGGCNIENAAYGMCNCAERTALFKAYSEGITSFQMLAVVADTDRPVSPCGACRQVISELCAPDMPVILTNLKGQIYETTVNELLPGAFSPEDLND, encoded by the coding sequence ATGAACAAACAAGAGTTGATTTCAGAAGCAATTAAAGCAAGGGACTTTGCATATGTACCCTATTCAAAATTCAAAGTCGGTGCAGCATTACTGTCGAATGATGGAACAGTGTATGGCGGCTGCAACATTGAAAATGCAGCATATGGTATGTGTAATTGTGCGGAAAGAACAGCACTTTTTAAAGCCTATTCAGAAGGCATCACATCGTTTCAAATGCTAGCAGTAGTGGCTGATACAGACCGTCCTGTTTCGCCGTGCGGGGCATGCAGACAGGTCATTTCAGAGCTATGTGCACCTGACATGCCAGTGATTCTAACGAACTTAAAAGGACAAATATACGAAACAACAGTAAATGAACTATTGCCAGGCGCATTTTCACCGGAGGATTTAAATGACTAA
- a CDS encoding diacylglycerol kinase family protein, with translation MAFQDLRKKRRPLARFFRSFYYAFRGIWRTFLNERNFRFHTVAAIIVMICGFWFHIEPFEWMIVLLLCGGMFALELVNTAIEHTVDLMTEERHPLAEKAKDAAAGAVCVYAAISVMIGLIIFLPKIMQ, from the coding sequence ATGGCCTTTCAAGATCTTCGTAAGAAAAGAAGGCCGCTTGCCCGTTTTTTTCGGAGTTTTTATTATGCATTTAGAGGAATATGGCGAACTTTCTTGAATGAACGGAATTTTCGATTTCACACAGTCGCAGCCATCATCGTGATGATCTGCGGCTTTTGGTTTCACATTGAACCATTTGAATGGATGATCGTTTTGCTTTTATGCGGGGGGATGTTTGCGCTTGAACTTGTCAATACAGCCATTGAACATACAGTGGACCTGATGACAGAAGAGAGGCACCCACTTGCTGAGAAAGCGAAAGACGCTGCAGCAGGCGCTGTTTGCGTTTACGCCGCGATTTCGGTTATGATTGGATTGATCATCTTCTTACCGAAGATCATGCAATAG
- the ybeY gene encoding rRNA maturation RNase YbeY codes for MTLLIDLIDETGQVSKEQLEEVEKLLQFAADALEVKDQAEVSVTIVSNEEIHQINKEYRGKDAPTDVISFALEEEGEGEIEIIGADDIPPVLGDIIISVDRTKEQAEEYGHSFMRELGFLTIHGFLHLLGFDHMTEEDEKEMFAKQTKILDDYGLSRSS; via the coding sequence ATGACATTGTTAATTGATTTAATAGATGAAACAGGACAAGTATCAAAAGAGCAGCTTGAAGAAGTGGAAAAGCTTCTTCAGTTCGCTGCTGATGCCCTTGAGGTTAAAGATCAAGCGGAGGTATCAGTGACGATCGTCTCGAATGAAGAGATTCATCAAATCAATAAAGAATACCGCGGAAAAGACGCACCAACGGATGTGATCTCATTTGCACTTGAGGAAGAAGGAGAAGGGGAAATTGAAATCATTGGTGCTGATGATATTCCGCCAGTACTTGGCGACATCATCATTAGTGTGGACCGTACGAAAGAGCAGGCAGAGGAATATGGACATTCCTTTATGAGAGAGCTTGGATTCCTCACCATTCATGGATTTCTGCATTTGCTCGGGTTTGATCATATGACAGAGGAAGATGAAAAAGAAATGTTCGCCAAACAGACAAAGATCTTGGATGATTATGGCCTTTCAAGATCTTCGTAA